One Vibrio neonatus genomic window carries:
- the nhaA gene encoding Na+/H+ antiporter NhaA, whose product MSQMLKDFFKMESAGGVILVIAAALAMVVANSPLNEAYQGALQSYVLGMSVSHWVNDGLMALFFLLIGLEVKRELLEGALKSRETAIFPAIAAVGGMVAPALVYVLFNMGDPAALSGWAIPAATDIAFALGIMALLGNRVPVSLKVFLLALAIIDDLGVVVIIALFYSSDLSTMALAVGFAMTGLLFYLNHKKVTSLKWYALVGAILWFAVLKSGVHATLAGVVIGFAIPLKGKKGEHSPLKHLEHGLHPWSAFCILPIFAFANAGVSLEGISLSTLGSTLPMGIALGLLLGKPLGIFSFSWLAVKSGVAKLPTGIDFRHIFAVSVLCGIGFTMSMFIASLAFTGANADFNTHARLGILMGSSIAAVLGYFLLSTSLPKKTVVNAQIEAEAK is encoded by the coding sequence ATGAGTCAAATGTTGAAAGATTTTTTTAAGATGGAGTCGGCCGGTGGGGTGATTCTTGTGATCGCTGCTGCATTAGCAATGGTCGTTGCGAATAGCCCTCTTAATGAAGCTTATCAAGGCGCTCTACAGTCTTATGTTTTAGGCATGTCTGTTAGCCACTGGGTTAACGATGGTCTAATGGCGTTGTTCTTCCTACTGATTGGTTTGGAAGTTAAGCGTGAGCTTTTAGAAGGTGCGCTAAAATCTCGTGAAACGGCTATCTTCCCTGCGATTGCAGCGGTGGGTGGCATGGTTGCACCTGCTCTAGTTTATGTTCTATTCAATATGGGCGACCCTGCTGCTCTTTCTGGATGGGCAATCCCTGCTGCGACAGATATCGCATTTGCTCTGGGTATCATGGCGCTATTGGGTAATCGCGTTCCTGTTAGCCTTAAAGTGTTCTTATTGGCACTGGCGATCATTGATGACCTAGGTGTGGTTGTTATTATCGCGCTATTCTACAGTAGCGATCTGTCTACTATGGCATTAGCGGTTGGCTTTGCTATGACGGGTTTGCTGTTCTACCTCAACCACAAGAAAGTGACATCACTTAAATGGTATGCGTTAGTGGGTGCTATTTTATGGTTTGCGGTACTGAAATCTGGTGTGCATGCAACGTTAGCGGGCGTGGTTATTGGCTTCGCGATTCCGTTGAAAGGTAAAAAAGGCGAGCATTCTCCTTTGAAACACCTAGAGCATGGATTACACCCTTGGTCAGCGTTCTGTATTCTGCCTATCTTTGCTTTTGCAAACGCAGGTGTTTCTTTAGAAGGTATTTCATTGTCTACGCTAGGTTCAACACTGCCTATGGGTATTGCACTGGGTCTATTGTTAGGTAAACCTCTGGGTATCTTCAGCTTCAGCTGGCTTGCGGTGAAGTCGGGCGTTGCTAAACTGCCGACAGGTATTGATTTCCGCCATATCTTCGCTGTATCTGTGCTGTGTGGTATCGGTTTCACCATGTCGATGTTTATTGCATCACTGGCGTTTACTGGCGCAAATGCTGATTTCAACACTCACGCTCGCTTGGGTATCTTGATGGGATCATCTATTGCAGCAGTTCTTGGTTACTTCTTGCTAAGTACTTCACTTCCAAAAAAAACAGTAGTGAACGCTCAGATTGAAGCAGAAGCTAAATAA
- the yfaE gene encoding class I ribonucleotide reductase maintenance protein YfaE: protein MHKVTINKVTKLVNSRNTTLLEAMETSGLKPEFNCRDGHCGACRCKLSSGEVEYIGFAMAYLKSDEILPCICRAKSDVQLEDVNIHNEILSAS, encoded by the coding sequence ATGCATAAGGTTACGATTAATAAAGTCACTAAATTAGTTAACTCTAGAAACACTACCCTTCTAGAAGCGATGGAAACATCGGGCTTAAAGCCAGAGTTCAACTGCCGAGATGGGCACTGCGGCGCTTGTCGCTGTAAGTTGAGTTCCGGCGAGGTCGAATATATCGGCTTTGCTATGGCGTATTTAAAAAGTGATGAAATACTACCTTGTATATGCAGAGCAAAGTCTGACGTGCAGCTAGAGGACGTCAATATCCATAATGAGATACTGTCAGCCTCATAG
- a CDS encoding TetR/AcrR family transcriptional regulator — protein sequence MGAGLATKQKIIEVAESLFAQKGFKDTSLRAITSQANVNLASVNYHFGDKKSLIRAVLNRYLEEFMPQLEHELLSIEGRDDLSMYDVFYTLKSPLIKLDKEFDKGASRFLLLVGRGYSDVQGHLRWFITTRYGHVLDKFSDAVCKANPNLDQQTLFWRLHFTLGACVFTMASSEALLDIANSEFDVETDIEAMFEQIVPFLAAGMSASYPTHSLIKRRERI from the coding sequence ATGGGCGCAGGACTGGCGACAAAACAGAAGATTATTGAAGTTGCAGAGTCTTTGTTTGCACAGAAAGGCTTTAAAGATACCTCTCTGCGTGCGATCACCAGCCAAGCCAATGTCAACCTTGCTTCAGTGAATTATCATTTCGGTGATAAGAAAAGCCTGATTCGAGCAGTATTAAACCGATATCTTGAAGAGTTTATGCCGCAGTTAGAGCATGAGTTGTTGAGCATAGAGGGGCGTGATGATCTGTCTATGTACGATGTTTTTTACACGCTTAAATCTCCACTAATTAAGCTCGATAAAGAGTTTGATAAAGGTGCTAGCCGCTTTTTGTTGTTAGTAGGGCGCGGTTATAGCGATGTGCAAGGGCATCTTCGATGGTTTATTACCACACGTTATGGGCATGTACTGGATAAGTTCAGTGATGCGGTATGTAAGGCAAATCCAAATTTAGATCAGCAAACGTTATTTTGGCGGTTGCATTTCACGTTAGGTGCTTGCGTATTTACCATGGCTTCCAGTGAAGCCTTGTTAGACATTGCCAATAGTGAGTTTGATGTTGAAACCGATATTGAAGCCATGTTTGAACAGATAGTGCCGTTTTTGGCCGCTGGGATGAGCGCAAGTTATCCCACGCATAGTCTTATTAAGAGAAGGGAAAGGATATGA
- a CDS encoding lipocalin-like domain-containing protein has protein sequence MRNVFKKRLILLLASLLVIVVIAGLITRYHLAKEQAHQEQMQQLAEEAQSTFEPVLPNKTVSFPQDFTVHPTYEQEVWRFIATVKDKQGNPYLVQWFLFRIAMSEIQGVSWESPQIYTSQAIVTTPKQIFLDQRFARGGIGLVGIRQRPYQLSIDNWSIRSFSEQPIPGRISVSTDQFKVHLNTVLIRPYVPLGNNGYQVTHDLASRALYGYSAPYIRTSGVITVGNQNIKVEGQASFSQVWGTDIIGKGQSGYSHMLFRLQDGRVLSLVKSRHQDAVQPYSFGNLYTPDGQHVALTNEDVEIRSVGTTTLSNGKILPLQWVVNVPKYNIHLTAHSNRYDQWANLSIPSWSGRIQTNGNIKAEGYLQLVGY, from the coding sequence ATGAGAAATGTTTTTAAGAAACGCCTTATTCTTTTGTTAGCCAGTCTGTTGGTCATTGTGGTGATCGCAGGATTGATAACTCGTTATCATTTGGCAAAAGAGCAGGCTCATCAAGAACAAATGCAACAATTGGCGGAAGAAGCACAATCGACTTTTGAGCCTGTGTTACCCAACAAAACGGTGTCATTTCCGCAAGATTTTACCGTACATCCAACTTATGAGCAGGAAGTATGGCGCTTTATTGCTACGGTTAAAGATAAGCAGGGTAATCCTTACTTAGTGCAATGGTTTTTGTTCCGAATTGCCATGTCGGAAATACAGGGCGTGAGCTGGGAATCGCCACAAATTTATACTTCACAAGCGATTGTGACGACCCCAAAACAGATCTTCCTTGATCAACGATTTGCCAGAGGCGGTATTGGCTTGGTGGGGATACGTCAACGTCCTTATCAACTCTCTATTGATAACTGGTCTATTCGCTCTTTCTCAGAGCAACCGATCCCGGGCAGAATTTCGGTGTCGACAGACCAATTTAAAGTGCATCTAAACACGGTATTAATTCGCCCTTATGTTCCCCTAGGAAACAACGGTTATCAAGTGACTCACGATTTAGCTTCGAGAGCCTTATATGGGTATTCCGCACCTTATATCCGCACATCGGGCGTGATAACCGTGGGAAATCAAAATATAAAGGTTGAAGGGCAGGCGTCCTTTAGCCAAGTATGGGGCACCGATATTATTGGTAAAGGGCAAAGTGGCTACAGTCATATGCTGTTTAGGCTGCAAGATGGACGAGTACTGTCTTTGGTGAAATCACGTCATCAAGATGCGGTTCAGCCGTACAGTTTTGGTAATTTATATACCCCTGACGGCCAACATGTAGCATTAACAAATGAAGACGTAGAAATACGCTCAGTGGGAACCACCACATTAAGTAATGGTAAAATATTGCCTCTGCAGTGGGTAGTGAACGTGCCTAAATACAATATTCATTTGACCGCGCATAGTAATCGTTATGATCAGTGGGCAAATCTATCTATCCCTTCCTGGTCTGGCAGAATACAAACCAATGGCAACATTAAAGCTGAAGGCTATTTGCAGTTAGTAGGTTACTAA
- a CDS encoding DUF3943 domain-containing protein: MQLKKFATSLLSILSGAAFADYDTSRHIELSYESSCNNAYQYCMKEHTKYHSMSLDNNELDLDTQASSIPMHYTISDTRDWDYLAEQTYTILGLSVVTVGLMTFLPESITKWDDDDRDLAKLGDKWVENVKAGPVWDRDEHFLNYIMHPYFGGVYYTAARHAGFNEFESFAYSFTMSTFFWEYGVEAFAEVPSWQDLFVTPVFGAVVGELMLQGEQSILASGGKVLGSETMGGISLFFLNPVGKIHYWITDAWGGDAQAQFVTNPWFGYQDAAVFALDAGAPYDRQFIGMQMKLTF, translated from the coding sequence GTGCAACTTAAAAAGTTTGCTACATCATTACTAAGCATATTGAGTGGTGCGGCGTTTGCTGACTATGACACCAGTCGCCATATCGAACTCTCTTATGAATCAAGTTGTAATAATGCATACCAATATTGTATGAAGGAACATACAAAATATCATTCTATGTCATTGGATAATAATGAATTAGATCTGGATACTCAGGCTAGTTCAATCCCTATGCACTATACCATATCTGATACAAGAGATTGGGATTACCTCGCAGAGCAAACCTATACCATCTTAGGTTTAAGCGTGGTGACGGTCGGTCTAATGACTTTTCTTCCTGAAAGCATTACTAAATGGGATGACGATGACAGAGATCTGGCTAAGTTAGGCGATAAATGGGTAGAGAATGTTAAGGCAGGCCCAGTTTGGGATCGCGATGAACATTTTTTAAATTACATTATGCATCCTTATTTTGGCGGCGTTTATTATACGGCGGCAAGACATGCCGGATTTAATGAGTTTGAATCTTTCGCCTACTCTTTCACTATGTCAACTTTCTTTTGGGAGTATGGCGTTGAGGCATTTGCCGAAGTGCCTTCTTGGCAGGATCTGTTCGTCACTCCCGTTTTTGGTGCGGTGGTCGGTGAATTGATGCTACAAGGTGAGCAGAGCATACTTGCCAGTGGCGGTAAAGTATTAGGCTCTGAAACTATGGGCGGAATTTCGCTGTTCTTCTTAAATCCCGTGGGGAAAATACACTATTGGATCACCGATGCATGGGGAGGTGACGCTCAAGCGCAGTTTGTCACTAATCCTTGGTTTGGTTATCAAGACGCTGCGGTATTTGCTCTTGATGCGGGCGCACCTTACGACCGACAATTTATCGGAATGCAGATGAAGCTGACCTTTTAA
- the nrdB gene encoding class Ia ribonucleoside-diphosphate reductase subunit beta has translation MSYSTFTQNKNDQLKEPMFLGQPVNVARYDQQKFEIFEKLIEKQLSFFWRPEEVDVSSDRIDYNKLPDHEKHIFISNLKYQTLLDSIQGRSPNVALLPLVSLPEVETWIETWSFSETIHSRSYTHIIRNIVNDPSTVFDDIVENEHILKRAKDIAHYYDDLIEATNDYHRYGEGSHQINGETVVVDLHTLKKKLYLCLMSVNALEAIRFYVSFACSFAFAERELMEGNAKIIKLIARDEALHLSGTQHMVNLLRNGQDDFSFMQIAEECRQECFDLFKDAAEQEKEWAEYLFKDGSMIGLNKDILCQYVEYITNIRMQAVGLDIAYPDATNNPIPWINAWLSSDNVQVAPQEAEISSYLVGQIDNEVSADDFENFEL, from the coding sequence ATGTCCTATAGTACCTTTACTCAAAACAAAAATGATCAGCTTAAAGAACCTATGTTTTTGGGCCAACCTGTCAACGTAGCGCGTTACGACCAACAAAAATTTGAGATTTTTGAAAAGCTGATTGAAAAACAACTGAGCTTTTTCTGGCGTCCTGAAGAAGTGGACGTTTCTAGTGACCGTATCGACTACAACAAGTTACCCGACCATGAAAAACACATTTTCATCAGTAACTTAAAATACCAAACCCTACTCGATTCTATCCAAGGTCGTAGCCCGAACGTGGCATTGCTACCGCTGGTTTCACTACCAGAAGTTGAAACTTGGATTGAAACTTGGTCATTCTCTGAGACAATTCACTCGCGCTCTTATACGCATATTATCCGTAATATCGTAAACGACCCATCAACGGTTTTTGATGATATCGTTGAAAACGAACATATTTTAAAACGTGCTAAAGACATTGCGCATTACTACGATGACCTGATTGAAGCGACCAACGATTACCATCGTTACGGCGAAGGTTCACACCAAATCAATGGTGAAACCGTAGTTGTCGATCTGCACACGCTGAAAAAGAAATTATACCTTTGCCTAATGTCAGTGAACGCCCTAGAAGCGATTCGTTTCTATGTGAGCTTTGCCTGTTCATTTGCCTTTGCTGAGCGTGAACTGATGGAAGGTAACGCAAAAATCATCAAGCTGATTGCTCGTGATGAAGCGCTGCATTTATCAGGTACCCAGCACATGGTGAATTTACTGCGCAACGGTCAAGACGACTTTAGCTTCATGCAAATTGCAGAAGAGTGCAGACAAGAGTGTTTTGATCTGTTTAAAGACGCTGCAGAGCAAGAAAAAGAATGGGCTGAATACCTATTCAAAGATGGCTCTATGATTGGTCTTAACAAAGACATCCTTTGCCAATACGTTGAGTACATTACCAATATCCGCATGCAAGCGGTTGGCCTAGACATTGCTTACCCTGACGCAACCAACAACCCTATTCCATGGATCAACGCATGGTTATCATCAGACAACGTGCAAGTTGCACCGCAAGAAGCTGAAATCAGCTCTTACCTTGTGGGACAAATTGATAACGAAGTGTCAGCAGACGACTTTGAGAATTTTGAGCTTTAG
- a CDS encoding molybdopterin-binding protein, protein MNTTKDHQSQAIIKPTTPRIAMLSTGEEVLFGDIVDTNASWLSSYLFDNGFQMTTRTTVGDSLQAISNGLSQLSTEHDVVIVNGGLGPTSDDMTAEAAALSAGVDLVLYEEWVVRIKQMFAQWQRPMPESNIKQAMLPAGSALLDNLRGTACGFSCVINGAICYFTPGVPHEFKSMVKQEIVTDMQSRFNSVEQKQIHRIHTFGLSESGIASQIEPLECPQGGTLGYRSALPFIEVKVFYSELNQQVTQFLANVEQELQANTISINMDVRDRTMALLKEQQLNLNIFDHSTQGYLHQWLAEQAISQQVTVNSINVAHKALKPVGEDEHLMFEQRYGLYSLERSNSNGIIILDTHSGGVQIALADQRNISSQIIEFKRDYSYKARSIVISAIAIDMLRRNLDNQELFANYGSVTRVASSIKKL, encoded by the coding sequence ATGAACACAACTAAAGACCACCAATCACAAGCAATCATTAAACCAACAACGCCACGTATCGCCATGCTAAGCACGGGAGAGGAAGTGTTGTTTGGTGATATTGTGGATACTAACGCCAGTTGGCTTTCTTCATATTTATTCGATAATGGTTTTCAAATGACCACTCGAACGACAGTGGGAGATTCGTTACAGGCGATCTCAAACGGCTTATCTCAGTTATCGACAGAGCATGACGTAGTGATTGTCAATGGGGGATTAGGACCAACCAGTGATGATATGACAGCCGAAGCGGCCGCATTGAGTGCGGGCGTGGATTTAGTCTTGTATGAAGAGTGGGTGGTCAGAATCAAACAGATGTTTGCGCAGTGGCAAAGACCCATGCCAGAGTCCAACATCAAACAAGCGATGTTACCTGCTGGCAGTGCGCTTCTAGACAACCTTAGAGGAACCGCTTGCGGATTTAGCTGTGTGATCAACGGCGCTATTTGCTACTTCACTCCCGGCGTGCCACACGAATTTAAATCTATGGTTAAGCAAGAGATTGTTACTGATATGCAGTCTCGATTTAATAGCGTTGAACAAAAACAGATCCACCGCATCCACACCTTTGGTTTATCTGAATCGGGTATTGCCAGTCAAATTGAGCCCCTTGAATGCCCACAAGGGGGGACATTAGGCTATCGTTCGGCGCTGCCTTTTATTGAAGTTAAGGTGTTTTACTCTGAGCTCAATCAACAAGTCACTCAGTTTTTAGCCAATGTAGAGCAAGAGCTACAAGCCAATACCATTTCTATCAATATGGACGTTCGCGATAGAACGATGGCACTGCTGAAAGAGCAACAGCTCAACCTCAATATTTTTGATCATTCGACGCAAGGGTATCTGCATCAATGGTTAGCGGAGCAGGCAATTTCACAACAAGTGACCGTTAATTCAATCAATGTCGCGCACAAAGCACTAAAACCTGTCGGCGAAGACGAACACTTAATGTTTGAACAAAGATACGGTCTATATTCCCTCGAAAGATCAAACAGTAACGGAATTATTATTTTGGATACGCACAGTGGTGGGGTACAGATTGCTCTTGCCGATCAGCGTAATATATCGTCTCAAATAATTGAATTTAAACGAGATTACAGTTACAAGGCTAGAAGTATAGTGATTTCTGCTATCGCTATCGATATGCTACGCCGTAACTTAGACAACCAAGAGTTATTTGCTAACTATGGCAGTGTGACCAGAGTCGCGTCCAGTATAAAAAAACTGTGA
- a CDS encoding acyl-CoA dehydrogenase has protein sequence MTSYRRKWVSDPAFKMFKKVLPPLSDTEREAMEAGSVWWEGDLFSGAPDWEKLHAYPKPTLTVEEQSFIDNQVETLLDMIDDYQIVQKDRDLPSEVWEYLKKERFFSLVISKQYGGREFSSLANSTVVTKIASRSISAAVTVMVPNSLGPGELLSHYGTQEQKEYWLPRLADGTDIPCFALTGPEAGSDAGAIPDTGTVCYGEHEGKKVLGINLSWNKRYITLAPVATVLGLAFKLNDPENLLSKGTELGITCALIPTSHPGVENGERHDPLGLAFMNGPTRGENVFIPMDWLIGGADYAGKGWRMLVECLSAGRGISLPALGTSIGHLTAKTTGAYSLVRKQFGLSIGRFEGVAESLGRIGGLAYLLEASRTLTTTALDSGEKPGIVTAIAKYHMTEMGRTILNDAMDIHSGRAIQQGPMNYLSHPYSGIPVAITVEGANILTRNLMIFGQGATRCHPYVLSEMELASDPDVDSAAAKFDTLLFRHIGHATKNSFGAFGAALTASAFISSPVAGKTKSYYKDMTRLSRALAVSSDFAMLTLGGELKRKELISARLGDLLSYLYLASAALKRYHDEGEQEKDLPFLQYAVEHCLYQGAKSLQEAYDNFPVRWAKYVMKGLIFPLGNRFAPPSDDLTLQVARLLMEQGEHRERLTKLCYVSDKEDDAVGIMERAFSAMLSVAPIEKKITQAIKDKRIEKKQPLQEKLSTAKMLGILSQEEVNQVLEADKLRYRAIQVDHFSHDFDEVRTQKPAGVRSVDDDAA, from the coding sequence ATGACTTCTTACAGAAGAAAATGGGTAAGTGATCCAGCATTTAAAATGTTTAAAAAGGTGTTACCGCCTCTGTCTGATACCGAACGCGAAGCCATGGAAGCGGGCAGTGTTTGGTGGGAAGGGGATCTGTTTTCAGGTGCACCTGATTGGGAAAAGTTGCACGCTTATCCAAAACCGACCCTAACTGTCGAAGAGCAAAGCTTTATTGATAATCAAGTCGAGACATTATTAGACATGATTGATGATTATCAAATAGTGCAAAAAGACCGAGACTTACCGAGTGAAGTTTGGGAATACCTTAAAAAAGAGCGTTTCTTCTCTTTAGTGATCTCGAAACAATATGGTGGTCGTGAATTTTCTTCTTTAGCTAACTCCACAGTGGTGACCAAAATTGCCTCACGCAGTATTAGCGCTGCGGTGACTGTGATGGTGCCAAACTCGTTAGGCCCTGGTGAATTATTGTCTCATTACGGCACGCAAGAGCAAAAAGAGTATTGGTTGCCTCGTCTTGCTGATGGTACTGACATTCCCTGTTTTGCTCTTACTGGACCTGAAGCAGGATCTGATGCAGGCGCTATCCCTGATACAGGCACGGTTTGTTATGGTGAGCACGAAGGGAAAAAAGTATTAGGTATCAATCTGAGTTGGAACAAACGTTATATTACTCTCGCTCCAGTGGCGACGGTGTTGGGTTTAGCATTTAAACTCAACGACCCTGAAAACCTATTAAGTAAAGGCACTGAACTGGGCATTACATGTGCCTTAATTCCAACCTCTCATCCGGGCGTTGAAAATGGTGAGCGTCACGATCCTTTAGGCTTAGCATTTATGAATGGCCCAACACGTGGCGAGAATGTGTTTATTCCTATGGATTGGCTAATTGGTGGCGCGGACTACGCGGGTAAGGGATGGCGCATGTTGGTGGAATGTCTGTCTGCTGGTCGCGGGATTTCATTGCCAGCGTTAGGCACCTCTATTGGGCACTTAACGGCAAAAACCACCGGCGCATATTCACTGGTACGTAAGCAGTTTGGTTTATCGATTGGCCGCTTTGAAGGGGTGGCAGAAAGTTTAGGTCGTATTGGCGGGCTTGCTTATCTATTAGAGGCGAGTCGCACACTGACTACTACTGCGTTAGATAGCGGTGAAAAGCCGGGCATAGTAACGGCGATTGCCAAATATCATATGACCGAAATGGGACGCACTATCTTAAATGATGCTATGGATATCCATTCTGGTCGCGCTATTCAGCAAGGCCCAATGAATTATTTATCGCATCCTTATAGTGGTATTCCGGTCGCTATCACCGTTGAGGGTGCCAATATATTGACCCGTAACTTGATGATTTTTGGTCAAGGCGCAACGCGATGCCATCCTTATGTATTAAGTGAGATGGAACTGGCGTCAGACCCTGATGTTGATAGCGCAGCAGCGAAGTTTGATACTTTATTGTTTAGACATATTGGGCATGCGACCAAAAACAGTTTCGGTGCATTTGGCGCTGCGCTGACGGCTTCGGCATTTATCTCATCACCGGTAGCAGGCAAAACTAAGTCCTATTATAAAGACATGACTCGCTTGAGCCGCGCACTCGCGGTGAGTTCAGATTTTGCCATGCTGACGTTGGGCGGAGAGCTAAAAAGAAAAGAGTTAATCTCAGCGCGTCTGGGCGATTTGCTCAGCTATTTGTATCTTGCCTCTGCGGCATTAAAGCGTTATCACGATGAGGGCGAGCAAGAGAAAGATTTGCCATTTTTGCAATATGCGGTTGAGCACTGTTTGTATCAAGGGGCAAAATCTTTGCAAGAAGCGTACGACAACTTTCCTGTGCGCTGGGCTAAATACGTGATGAAAGGATTAATTTTCCCACTAGGTAACCGATTTGCGCCGCCAAGTGATGATCTGACGTTGCAAGTGGCGCGTTTATTAATGGAGCAAGGCGAGCATCGTGAGCGTTTGACCAAACTGTGTTATGTCAGTGATAAAGAAGATGACGCGGTGGGGATTATGGAACGCGCCTTTAGCGCTATGTTATCTGTTGCGCCGATTGAGAAAAAGATCACTCAGGCGATCAAAGATAAGCGTATTGAGAAAAAGCAGCCTCTACAAGAGAAGCTCAGCACGGCTAAGATGCTAGGGATTTTATCTCAAGAGGAAGTGAATCAAGTGTTAGAAGCCGACAAGTTGCGCTATCGAGCAATACAGGTGGATCACTTTAGCCATGATTTTGATGAGGTGCGCACGCAAAAACCAGCAGGTGTTCGTTCGGTTGATGATGACGCTGCGTAA